From one Candidatus Bathyarchaeota archaeon genomic stretch:
- a CDS encoding signal recognition particle protein Srp19 (binds to 7S RNA to mediate binding of the signal recognition particle protein Srp54), with protein sequence MKRPGKALIWPVNIDLTKTVGQGRKIRRELCVASPKLQEISRAAESLGLEYEVYKDASRPNSWWDKTGYILVDKRHNSKRKILEMLASEIKRLRST encoded by the coding sequence TTGAAGAGGCCTGGGAAAGCCTTGATCTGGCCTGTCAACATCGACCTTACAAAGACAGTTGGTCAAGGCAGAAAGATCAGAAGGGAACTCTGCGTCGCCTCTCCTAAACTTCAAGAGATATCAAGAGCCGCTGAAAGTTTAGGATTAGAATATGAGGTGTATAAGGATGCTTCAAGACCAAACTCATGGTGGGATAAGACCGGATACATCCTAGTGGATAAGAGACATAATAGTAAGAGGAAGATCCTTGAAATGTTGGCTAGTGAGATTAAGAGATTGAGGTCTACATGA